The Chelatococcus sp. HY11 genome includes a window with the following:
- the hisA gene encoding 1-(5-phosphoribosyl)-5-[(5-phosphoribosylamino)methylideneamino]imidazole-4-carboxamide isomerase — MILFPAIDLKEGRCVRLVQGDMDQATVFNDDPAAQAETFAAQGFSWLHVVDLDGAFAGRPMNAEAVEGIIARSSMPLQLGGGIRDMKTVDGWIERGISRVVIGTAAVRDPQFVREAARVHPGRIAVGIDARDGRVAVEGWARLSEMTAEELAQRFEDAGVAAIIYTDIARDGILKGLNIEATLRLAKAVSIPVIASGGLASIDDVKRLLEPDCAILEGAITGRALYDGRLDPAEAMALIKAAGRIPTPLAS; from the coding sequence ATGATTTTGTTTCCCGCCATTGACCTGAAAGAAGGTCGTTGCGTGCGTCTCGTCCAGGGTGACATGGACCAGGCCACGGTGTTCAACGATGATCCGGCCGCGCAGGCCGAGACCTTCGCCGCCCAGGGCTTCTCCTGGCTCCATGTGGTGGATCTCGACGGCGCGTTCGCCGGCCGGCCGATGAACGCGGAGGCCGTGGAGGGAATCATCGCGCGGAGCTCGATGCCCCTGCAGCTCGGCGGCGGCATCCGTGACATGAAGACTGTCGATGGCTGGATCGAGCGTGGCATCTCGCGCGTCGTCATCGGAACCGCCGCGGTGCGCGACCCCCAGTTCGTGCGCGAGGCCGCCCGCGTCCATCCCGGCCGGATTGCGGTCGGCATCGACGCCCGCGACGGTCGTGTCGCGGTGGAGGGCTGGGCGCGCCTGTCGGAAATGACGGCCGAGGAGCTTGCCCAGCGCTTCGAGGATGCCGGTGTCGCGGCGATCATCTACACGGACATCGCCCGCGACGGCATCCTCAAGGGCCTCAATATCGAGGCGACGCTGCGGCTCGCCAAGGCCGTGTCGATCCCCGTCATCGCCTCCGGCGGCCTCGCTTCCATCGATGACGTGAAACGGCTGCTCGAGCCCGATTGCGCCATCCTCGAAGGGGCGATCACCGGCCGCGCGCTCTATGACGGGCGGCTGGATCCCGCCGAGGCTATGGCCTTGATCAAGGCCGCCGGGCGTATCCCCACGCCTTTGGCGTCGTAA
- the hisF gene encoding imidazole glycerol phosphate synthase subunit HisF, whose translation MLKVRLIPCLDVKDGRVVKGVKFVDLRDAGDPVEAAIAYDAAGADELCFLDITASHEDRGTLLDVVQRTAEACFMPLTVGGGVRSVDDIRTLLLAGADKVSIMTAAVKNRQFVREAAEKFGDQCIVVAIDAKKTSLPGSPDRWEIFTHGGRNPTGLDAVAYAAEVASLGAGELLVTSMDRDGTHAGYDLALMRAIADAVTIPVIASGGVGNLDHLVDGVREGHASAVLAASIFHFGDYSISEAKAYMADAGLAMRLDPPRSGPHHRAG comes from the coding sequence ATGCTGAAGGTCCGCCTTATTCCTTGCCTGGACGTCAAGGATGGCCGCGTCGTCAAGGGCGTCAAATTCGTCGACCTGCGCGACGCGGGCGATCCAGTCGAGGCCGCGATTGCCTATGACGCGGCCGGGGCCGATGAATTGTGCTTCCTCGACATCACGGCCAGTCACGAGGATCGCGGCACGCTGCTCGATGTGGTGCAACGCACCGCCGAGGCCTGCTTCATGCCGCTGACAGTCGGCGGCGGCGTGCGCAGCGTCGACGATATCCGCACGCTTCTGCTTGCCGGCGCCGACAAGGTGTCGATTATGACGGCGGCGGTGAAGAACCGGCAGTTCGTCCGCGAGGCGGCGGAAAAATTCGGCGACCAGTGCATCGTCGTCGCCATCGATGCGAAGAAGACCTCCCTGCCCGGCTCACCCGACCGCTGGGAAATATTCACCCACGGCGGCCGCAATCCGACGGGCCTCGACGCGGTGGCCTATGCCGCGGAAGTGGCGAGCCTCGGCGCCGGCGAACTGCTCGTGACGTCCATGGATCGCGACGGCACCCACGCCGGCTATGATCTCGCCCTGATGCGGGCCATCGCCGACGCGGTCACCATCCCGGTGATCGCCTCCGGCGGCGTCGGCAATCTCGACCACCTCGTCGACGGGGTGCGCGAAGGCCATGCCAGCGCCGTGCTGGCCGCCTCAATTTTCCATTTCGGCGACTATAGTATAAGTGAAGCCAAGGCTTATATGGCCGATGCCGGCTTGGCGATGCGTTTGGATCCCCCAAGGAGTGGTCCCCACCATCGGGCGGGCTGA
- a CDS encoding phosphoribosyl-ATP diphosphatase: MTDADTDVPTNAFTLADLAKIVATRAQAGPDQSYTAKLMASRPEGPAKKLGEEAVEVVIAAMAGDRQALTYEAADLIYHLLVVLEAGDVRIADVLAELQRRTALSGLAEKAQRKR, encoded by the coding sequence ATGACTGACGCCGATACAGACGTGCCGACCAACGCCTTTACGCTCGCCGACCTGGCGAAGATCGTCGCGACGCGAGCCCAAGCGGGGCCTGATCAGTCCTACACGGCCAAGCTGATGGCGAGCCGCCCCGAGGGGCCGGCCAAAAAACTGGGTGAGGAGGCGGTCGAAGTCGTGATCGCCGCCATGGCGGGCGACCGGCAGGCCCTGACCTATGAGGCAGCAGACCTCATCTATCATCTGCTCGTCGTGCTCGAAGCGGGCGATGTGCGGATCGCCGATGTTCTAGCCGAGCTGCAGCGTCGCACCGCCCTATCCGGGCTTGCAGAGAAAGCCCAGCGCAAGCGCTGA
- the coaA gene encoding type I pantothenate kinase has translation MDDRVTPFPDLEAELSPYRVFRRAEWAALRADTPLTLTADEVLRLQSLNDIISLSEVSEIYLPLSRLLSLYVAATQGLFRATQRFLLADEQSKVPYIIGVAGSVAAGKSTTARVLQALLARWPNTPKVDLITTDGFLLPNAELQRLGLMQRKGFPESYDTQALLRFLTDIKAGKRQVEAPVYSHLVYDFVPGETTVVDRPDILIVEGLNVLQPARLPRDGKAIPFVSDFFDFSIYVDAEEQHLHDWYVSRFMRLRETAFRDPKSYFAKYAVVSREEALTTAESLWMGINLPNLRENILPTRRRASLILKKGDSHRIEEVALRRL, from the coding sequence ATGGATGATCGCGTCACCCCATTTCCTGATCTTGAGGCCGAGCTGTCGCCATACCGGGTCTTCCGGCGGGCGGAATGGGCGGCCTTGCGCGCCGATACGCCTCTGACATTGACCGCGGATGAGGTCCTGCGCCTGCAGTCCCTCAACGACATCATTTCGTTGTCGGAGGTGTCGGAGATCTACCTCCCCCTGTCGCGCCTGCTCTCGCTCTATGTGGCGGCGACCCAGGGGCTGTTCCGCGCCACACAGCGCTTTCTGCTCGCCGACGAACAGAGCAAGGTGCCCTATATCATCGGCGTCGCCGGCTCGGTCGCGGCGGGCAAGTCCACCACCGCCCGCGTGCTGCAGGCCCTGCTCGCGCGCTGGCCGAACACGCCGAAGGTGGATCTCATCACCACCGACGGCTTTCTCCTGCCCAATGCCGAGCTCCAGCGGCTCGGCCTGATGCAGCGCAAGGGCTTCCCCGAGAGCTACGACACCCAGGCCCTTCTGCGCTTCCTGACGGATATCAAGGCCGGCAAGCGGCAGGTCGAGGCGCCGGTCTATTCACATCTCGTGTACGACTTCGTGCCTGGCGAGACGACCGTTGTCGACCGCCCCGACATTCTCATCGTCGAGGGGTTGAATGTGCTGCAGCCCGCGCGCCTTCCCCGCGACGGCAAGGCCATCCCGTTCGTGTCCGACTTCTTTGATTTTTCGATCTATGTGGACGCGGAAGAGCAGCACCTGCACGACTGGTATGTGAGCCGCTTCATGCGCCTGCGCGAAACGGCCTTCCGCGATCCGAAATCCTACTTCGCGAAATACGCCGTCGTCTCGCGAGAGGAGGCCCTGACAACCGCTGAAAGCCTCTGGATGGGGATCAACCTGCCGAACCTGCGCGAGAACATCCTGCCGACCCGGCGGCGCGCCAGCCTCATCCTGAAAAAAGGTGACAGTCACCGCATCGAGGAAGTCGCACTGCGGCGGTTATGA
- a CDS encoding adenosine kinase, whose translation MTRRYDVLGIGNAIVDVIARTDEDFLLTHNLRKGGMTLIDEARAEALYQAMGPATIISGGSASNTVAGLASLGASAAFIGKVKGDELGGLFSHDIRALGINFETMPAADGPATARCFILVTPDGERTMNTYLGASQDLAPADIDEDTVSAAAIVYLEGYLWDPPPAKEAFVKAGRIAHAAGRKVALTLSDSFCVDRYREEFRGLMRTGAVDILFANESELASLYQTADFDTALAYLREENLLGVVTRSEKGVVVVTREETLAVPAVPIETLVDTTGAGDQFAAGFLFGLARNFDLRTCAHHGALAASEVIQHVGARPEQELKQRALDNGLPV comes from the coding sequence ATGACGCGCCGCTATGACGTGCTGGGCATTGGCAATGCGATCGTCGATGTCATTGCTCGTACGGATGAGGACTTCCTCCTCACCCACAATCTGCGCAAGGGCGGGATGACGCTCATCGACGAAGCGCGCGCCGAAGCGCTTTATCAGGCCATGGGCCCCGCCACCATCATATCCGGCGGGTCCGCCTCCAACACCGTGGCCGGCCTTGCCTCGCTCGGCGCATCCGCCGCCTTCATCGGCAAGGTCAAGGGCGATGAGCTTGGCGGATTGTTCTCCCACGATATCCGGGCCCTCGGCATTAATTTCGAGACGATGCCCGCCGCCGATGGTCCCGCCACGGCGCGTTGCTTCATCCTCGTGACGCCGGATGGCGAGCGCACGATGAACACCTATCTCGGCGCAAGCCAGGATCTGGCACCGGCAGACATCGACGAGGACACCGTCTCCGCCGCAGCGATTGTCTATCTCGAAGGCTACCTGTGGGACCCGCCGCCAGCGAAGGAGGCCTTCGTTAAGGCGGGGCGCATTGCGCACGCGGCTGGCCGCAAGGTCGCGCTAACCCTCTCGGATTCATTCTGCGTCGATCGCTACCGGGAGGAATTCCGTGGCTTGATGCGCACCGGGGCGGTCGACATCCTTTTTGCCAACGAATCGGAGCTCGCCAGCCTCTATCAAACTGCCGATTTCGACACGGCGCTCGCCTATCTGCGCGAGGAAAACCTGCTTGGCGTCGTCACGCGCTCCGAGAAGGGTGTCGTCGTGGTGACCCGCGAGGAGACGCTCGCTGTCCCGGCCGTGCCGATCGAGACGCTCGTCGACACCACGGGCGCCGGTGACCAGTTCGCCGCGGGCTTCCTGTTCGGCCTCGCGCGCAACTTCGACCTGCGCACCTGCGCCCATCATGGCGCGCTCGCGGCAAGCGAGGTGATCCAGCATGTCGGCGCCCGGCCGGAGCAGGAACTCAAGCAGCGCGCACTGGACAACGGCCTGCCTGTCTGA